A genome region from Ctenopharyngodon idella isolate HZGC_01 chromosome 5, HZGC01, whole genome shotgun sequence includes the following:
- the cmya5 gene encoding cardiomyopathy-associated protein 5 — MDPALKGKCEGAESEMEELQDVGPGIIDIDDEDEIEELHKSLKEVVQDQSVKPKLQCLMVDPSFSMVTVQSEDSGIVWETASSRCSTPWASEGSSPSEQYSMEGSGTQGNIVIIMDEDRIKRKKTSSRGKLGDRFKKPSSRLPKSRIGEERPAMIEVSVPNIRSESNEDGTSAGSKDQDLFSLISEGFEILNIVVPTKLATVDEEDSTELVENLAYLDDTPKIKSKHKHEPVATNRCPVNIEIDVDEIKLNESLRDSSQISADKQHKKDETHMDYLEKFTLLDEQAPSDGTTLMEKLEPEVTVQPEEPQVTQKEPKADEAIDEDSFVIISDVEIAGEHLDEVFYGNKLNAEPVVPQEHGERTAKVSTKTLKESGSVLFGSQECILTPVYLPTGPPKIIDLVLLEEPRAMSFHYSDLYEDAIGDRKKEDDFSDTESVASERSFKRRYSDSDDADGYLEKFILKDEIPLVANVPEAKEKEDGGKLAWSQSKFELTGCLERAQEKNDEVTVDQPCVQDKNEGEAQCESTGCCSEGHCAPKIKPEVEMIIRGIVTSDDLVAKHSRENEKQCDVTDTRPQVDQVLEPQSKTTNKEDHSGQEQISLTAQVTGGLAHEDVIKTKEEFEILSVTKSFEKIQTDVPHAVENIAASGASVDKRHEVADVIVDIQEISTITKNGKGESNKTKTQGKILEQNITPGIDKGIAEILKREEPEIIAQKFASLKEPLLDKTEPPKTEEPSKVEKEVKPSEETETITMDATKVERSAKSLEDESQVRENGEILAVVENKVSEGLIPNKEKQEQVIDKIGAAKEVEAHIGSTEVLSETEMKPESEITSVQSSSEQSHTSETDTLNIELQAKPEITREEKMYPEATLKKAKEGTGADRPTNKAPVLEQRLEKQKEHVDIPKIEPVVKEKHGKVEEIKVNVTEEANEKFDNTNEPVQDEIPSQKRMTTETNQIIDSRQEYSLLLANDVEAFARESTEKIRVTEDVKDLSKVRLSPVVPTKEEQVEEYSEINDVTILTREIPVKESSISWTDIENKMLPLSSTETLVEGKKTYVNDVQIEHITNLPEPILPPPPVDEDDPSAMRVSPLEPEDSDKIYEDIHRGGNLSRNKDVFSQLRSFTPQEDLSALSCDLDVQQEIAEELDYEMVTEQEARQSEQAIAEDGHFEQVRLSDQTLEKGFEFVGDLDSAQMAEYEHQEELEIQPMDAFCLVCRCPVLLSEAEHQNHEMASLDEAYDSIKNQLSELISVLQGKSENIEDFVSELELAYNTVEENFNDCERIIKEHNEEVVKLVMDQYNEMSQAMEEEKKAKLEQLYDQIVSFQENIDKAKETMEMTAKEEEETDPLKFLSSSKDINMRLNTALESTMSLELGPRGLLVFEDYAKGKSGNERKTRQAIPVPQKPHLQPQEANSATSTSVTVYWRVNEDDIIDCFQVYCMEEPQGAISEEYRVTVKESYCNLEELEPDKCYKVWVMAVNYTGCSMPSERLPFRTAPSVPVIQTEQCTVLWDTATLRWSAIQPSAVDSFTLEYCRQYACEREGLRSLSGIKGYEQRVLLQPNENYLFYIKSVNAAGASEQSEAALISTRGTRFHFLRETANSVLEVSEDRNSVEYPREMYNKMSSIIECPAVMGELLPSLGYYYWETEVSRCKAYRIGVAYQSVSLTSTLGENSASWCLHCVPTSISCRFELLHDCVESDIFVMDIPARISTLLDYSQGRLFFFNAQNGQLLGTFQHTFIQPCYPVFVLEQPGNLELKMTNEVPEFVKHC, encoded by the exons ATGGATCCTGCTTTGAAAGGGAAATGTGAGGGTGCAGAGTCAGAGATGGAGGAATTGCAGGACGTGGGGCCAGGAATAATCGATATCGACGACGAAGATGAGATTGAGGAACTTCATAAAAG TTTAAAGGAAGTTGTGCAGGATCAATCAGTGAAGCCTAAACTCCAGTGTCTGATGGTGGACCCATCCTTCTCTATGGTGACGGTACAGAGCGAGGACAGTGGGATAGTATGGGAGACTGCTTCCAGTAGATGCTCAACTCCATGGGCTTCAGAAGGAAGCTCGCCATCTGAACAATACAGCATGGAAGGTTCTGGAACACAGGGGAATATTGTGATCATAATGGATGAAGACAGaataaagaggaaaaaaacGAGCAGCAGAGGCAAGCTGGGTGACAGGTTTAAAAAGCCAAGCTCCAGACTGCCAAAAAGTCGGATAGGTGAGGAAAGACCTGCAATGATTGAGGTGTCAGTGCCAAATATCAGGTCTGAAAGCAATGAGGATGGTACGTCTGCTGGAAGCAAGGATCAAGATCTTTTTAGTTTGATATCAGAGGGTTTTGAAATACTCAATATTGTTGTACCAACAAAGCTTGCTACAGTAGATGAGGAAGATAGCACTGAACTGGTGGAGAATTTGGCCTACTTGGATGATACCCCAAAGATAAAATCCAAACACAAGCATGAACCTGTAGCTACAAACAGGTGTCCTGTGAACATAGAGATAGACGTTgatgaaataaagctaaatgaAAGCTTGAGGGATTCTTCCCAGATCTCTGCTGACAAACAGCACAAAAAGGATGAAACTCATATGGACTACCTTGAAAAATTCACACTGTTAGATGAACAGGCACCTAGTGATGGCACTACACTGATGGAAAAACTTGAACCAGAAGTGACTGTCCAACCAGAAGAACCTCAAGTGACTCAGAAAGAACCAAAAGCAGATGAAGCAATTGATGAGGATTCCTTTGTAATCATCAGTGATGTTGAAATTGCAGGTGAACATCTTGACGAAGTGTTTTatggaaataaattaaatgcagaGCCTGTGGTTCCCCAAGAGCATGGTGAAAGAACAGCAAAAGTGAGCACTAAAACTCTTAAAGAGAGTGGATCAGTCTTATTTGGAAGTCAGGAATGTATCCTCACACCTGTATACCTCCCTACCGGACCACCAAAGATCATAGATCTTGTTCTTCTTGAGGAACCACGAGCAATGTCTTTCCATTACTCAGATCTTTATGAGGACGCGATTGGAGACCGGAAGAAAGAAGACGACTTTTCGGATACGGAGAGTGTCGCTTCTGAAAGGTCCTTCAAAAGGCGGTACTCTGATTCTGATGATGCAGATGGATATCTGGAGAAGTTCATATTGAAGGATGAAATACCATTGGTTGCTAATGTACCTGAGGCCAAAGAGAAGGAAGATGGGGGGAAATTAGCATGGTCACAAAGTAAATTTGAACTTACTGGATGTTTAGAAAGAgcacaagaaaaaaatgatgaaGTAACTGTCGATCAACCATGTGTGCAAGATAAAAATGAAGGTGAAGCACAGTGTGAGTCCACAGGGTGTTGTTCAGAGGGACACTGTGCTCCAAAAATCAAACCAGAGGTGGAAATGATCATTAGAGGAATTGTCACATCAGACGACTTGGTTGCAAAGCATAGTAGGGAAAATGAAAAGCAATGTGATGTCACTGATACACGACCTCAAGTGGATCAAGTCCTTGAGCCACAAAGCAAAACCACCAATAAAGAAGATCACAGTGGACAAGAACAAATAAGTCTGACTGCTCAAGTGACAGGGGGTTTAGCGCATGAAGATGTTATTAAAACTAAAGAGGAATTTGAAATTCTGTCTGTAACAAAGAGCTTTGAGAAAATCCAGACTGATGTACCACATGCTGTTGAAAACATTGCTGCTTCTGGGGCCAGTGTGGATAAACGTCATGAAGTAGCTGATGTCATTGTTGACATTCAGGAAATAAGTACTATTACTAAAAATGGCAAAGGAGAGAGTAATAAAACCAAGACACAAGGCAAAATTTTAGAGCAAAATATTACCCCAGGGATTGATAAAGGCAttgctgaaatattaaaaagagaAGAACCAGAAATAATTGCTCAGAAGTTTGCCAGTCTCAAAGAACCCCTGTTAGATAAAACAGAACCTCCAAAAACTGAAGAACCTTCAAAAGTAGAGAAAGAAGTCAAGCCTTCAGAAGAGACTGAAACAATTACAATGGATGCTACTAAAGTTGAACGTTCTGCAAAATCTTTAGAAGATGAGTCTCAAGTCCGTGAAAATGGAGAAATACTTGCTGTAGTTGAGAATAAAGTGAGTGAAGGATTAATACCCAATAAGGAGAAACAAGAGCAAGTAATTGACAAGATTGGTGCAGCAAAAGAGGTTGAGGCCCATATCGGTTCAACAGAAGTGTTATCAGAAACTGAAATGAAGCCAGAGTCTGAAATTACTTCAGTTCAGAGCTCATCAGAACAGTCACATACAAGTGAAACAGATACACTGAACATTGAGCTTCAGGCTAAACCTGAGATTACAAGAGAGGAGAAAATGTATCCAGAAGCAACACTCAAGAAAGCCAAAGAGGGCACAGGTGCAGATAGGCCAACAAATAAGGCACCAGTGCTTGAACAAAGGCTGGAAAAGCAAAAAGAACATGTTGACATACCAAAGATTGAACCTGTGGTTAAAGAAAAACATGGAAAAGTTGAGGAAATCAAGGTAAATGTTACAGAGGAAGCAAATGAAAAGTTTGACAACACAAATGAGCCTGTTCAGGATGAGATACCTTCTCAAAAAAGAATGACAACAGAGACGAATCAAATAATTGATTCAAGGCAAGAATATAGCTTACTGTTAGCTAATGACGTGGAGGCATTTGCTCGAGAAAGCACAGAAAAGATAAGAGTAACAGAAGACGTAAAGGACTTATCAAAAGTAAGACTGTCACCTGTTGTTCCAACAAAGGAGGAGCAGGTAGAAGAGTATAGTGAAATAAATGACGTGACCATATTAACCAGAGAGATCCCAGTGAAAGAATCATCCATTAGTTGGACAGATATTGAGAATAAGATGTTACCTCTATCGTCAACAGAAACATTAGTGGAAGGAAAGAAAACATACGTGAATGATGTACAGATTGAACATATAACAAATCTACCAGAGCCCATTTTGCCTCCTCCTCCAGTTGATGAAGATGACCCCTCAGCAATGAGAGTTTCACCTTTAGAGCCAGAGGATAGTGACAAAATTTATGAAGATATACATAGAGGAGGAAACCTAAGTAGGAATAAAGATGTTTTCTCGCAGTTGCGAAGTTTTACCCCTCAAGAGGACCTGTCGGCCTTGAGCTGCGACCTGGATGTGCAGCAGGAAATTGCAGAGGAACTTGATTATGAGATGGTGACCGAACAAGAGGCAAGACAGTCTGAACAAGCTATAGCTGAGGATGGACACTTTGAACAAGTTCGACTGTCAGATCAAACTCTGGAAAAAGGCTTTGAATTTGTTGGGGATTTGGATAGTGCACAAATGGCGGAATACGAACATCAAGAGGAACTTGAAATTCAACCAATGGATGCGTTCTGCCTTGTTTGTCGTTGCCCAGTACTGCTGAGTGAGGCTGAGCATCAAAACCATGAGATGGCCTCTTTGGATGAGGCCTATGACAGTATTAAG aatcaGCTGAGTGAACTGATATCAGTTTTACAAGGAAAATCAGAGAATATTGAAGACTTTGTATCTGAGCTTGAACTGGCATACAACACAGTGGAG GAGAACTTTAATGATTGTGAGAGGATCATAAAGGAGCACAATGAGGAGGTGGTGAAGCTGGTGATGGATCAGTATAATGAGATGTCTCAGGCCATGGAGGAGGAGAAAAAGGCCAAACTGGAGCAGCTGTACGACCAGATTGTGTCGTTCCAGGAGAATATCGACAAGGCTAAAGAGACTATGGAGATGACAGCTAAGGAGGAGGAAGAGACAGACCCACTCAAGTTTCTTTCT TCATCAAAAGATATCAATATGAG GTTGAATACAGCTTTGGAATCCACCATGTCACTTGAACTTGGTCCACGAGGGCTGCTGGTTTTTGAGGATTATGCCAAGGGCAAATCAGGCAATGAGAGGAAAACCAGACAAGCCATTCCAG TGCCTCAAAAACCACATCTTCAGCCTCAAGAGGCCAATTCTGCAACCAGCACTTCTGTCACTGTGTATTGGAGAGTCAATGAGGATGACATTATTGACTGCTTCCAAGTCTACTGCATGGAAGAGCCACAAGGAG CTATCTCAGAAGAGTACAGGGTGACTGTGAAGGAGAGCTACTGTAATCTAGAAGAGCTGGAACCGGATAAGTGTTATAAGGTGTGGGTGATGGCGGTGAACTACACAGGCTGCAGTATGCCGAGTGAGAGACTGCCCTTCAGAACCG CCCCCTCAGTCCCGGTGATCCAGACAGAACAGTGCACAGTGCTGTGGGACACGGCCACGCTGCGTTGGAGCGCCATTCAGCCCAGCGCTGTGGACAGCTTCACACTGGAGTATTGCCGCCAGTATGCATGTGAGAGAGAGGGACTCAG ATCCTTATCAGGGATAAAAGGCTATGAGCAGAGAGTCCTCCTTCAGCCCAATGAAAATTACCTCTTCTACATTAAATCAGTGAATGCCGCAGGGGCCAGTGAGCAGAGCGAGGCGGCCCTTATCTCCACCAGAG GTACAAGGTTCCACTTCCTCAGAGAAACAGCAAACTCAGTGCTGGAGGTTTCAGAGGACAGGAACTCGGTAGAATACCCACGTGAAATGTACAATAAAATGTCCTCAATCATAGA ATGTCCAGCTGTTATGGGTGAGCTTTTGCCTTCTCTTGGATATTACTACTGGGAGACAGAGGTGTCAAGGTGCAAAGCCTACCGCATCGGTGTTGCGTATCAATCAGTCTCACTAACCAGCACACTGGGGGAGAACAGTGCCTCCTGGTGTCTGCACTGTGTACCTACATCTATAAG CTGCAGATTTGAACTACTTCATGACTGTGTGGAGTCTGACATCTTTGTTATGGACATACCTGCGCGGATCAGCACTTTGTTGGACTACAGCCAGGGTCGGCTCTTCTTCTTCAATGCTCAGAATGGGCAGCTCTTGGGCACTTTTCAGCACACCTTCATTCAGCCCTGCTACCCTGTGTTTGTCCTAGAGCAGCCGGGGAATCTAGAGCTGAAAATGACCAATGAGGTGCCGGAGTTTGTTAAGCACTGCTAG